DNA from Paludisphaera mucosa:
CAGCACACCGGTCGCGAATACCTGCTCTCGGTCGGCCGGCTCTACGACGTCCACCCCGAGCGGGTCATGGAGCACGCCGACCAACTCCTCGACCTCTTCGACCTCAAGGAAAAGGGCGAGAGCCCGATCGTCGGCTATTCGGCGGGCCAGAAGAAGAAGATCGCCCTGTGCTCGGCGCTCATCACTGAGGCCCCGATCCTCCTTCTCGACGAGCCGTTCTCCGGCGGCCTGGATCCGGCGGGCCTGCTGACGCTCAAGAAGGTGTTCCAGCACCACGCCCGCAGCAAGCAGCTCACGATCGTGATGACCAGCCCCGTCCCCGAACTCGTCGAGGAGATCGCCACCCGGATCGTCATCATCCAGGACGGCCGCATCCTGGCGCAGGGGTCGCTCGACGACCTCCAGCGACTGACGGGATGTCGGGGTAGCCTGAGCGACGTCCTCGAGCGCCTGATCTTCCCCGACACCACGCGGAAGCTCGCCGAGTACTTCCAGGACTACCGGCGATGAGGAGCCGCCTCCGGCTGGCCGCCCCGTGGAAGGCGCTCTTCACGCTGGCGATCGTCTTCGCCGTCTCGGCCGCGAGCATCCGTATTTTGCTCCCGCCGGGGGTCGGCCCCGAGTCCTACCGCTTCCCCACGGGGACGCTCTTCTTCGCCGCCGCGGCCTACGGGGTCTATCGGGCCTGCTACTTCCACCCCTATTTCCGATCCGGATACCGCGCGTGGCTGGCGACGACGCCGTGGACCGTCGACAAGCCCCTCCCTTTCGGGCCGATCGAGCTGGACTGGCCCGACGTCGTGGTCCTCGGCGCCTTGATCCTGATGTACGCCGTCGTCCCCGATCACCAGTCGGCGCGGATCATCGCCGTATTCCTGTTCTTCCACGGCCTGTTCCTGACGATCTCCATCTACAACGCGGCGAACCACGTCCCAGCCTACGCGGCGCTCTTCGGGCTCGGGCTGATGGTGCGGCTCTGGCCCCAGCCGTGGGCCTGCGCGCTCACGGGGGTCGTGGTCTACCTGATCGAGTACGACGGCCTGCGGATCTCGCTGCGGTCGTTCCCGTGGGCCGCCACGGATTCGCCGACTCCCGTCGAGGATGCGGAGCGGACGACCTTCGACCCGGCGCGGGCCTCGTGCGGCTGGCCGTACGACCGCCTGCTCAAGGACCCCCAGCAGGCTCCCGGCGCGCCGGAGACGCGGCCCGAAGCCCCTTTCCGGCCCGCGGGGATCGGCACGAACCTCGAAGAGATGCCCTGGCACCGCCTGCTCGGCACGAAGCTCGACTATCTCATGTGGAGCCTGCTGCTGGGATGGTGGGCGTCCTGCTTCGGCCCCATCCTGGCCGAGCAGGACCGCTACCCGACTTTCCTTTCGATCGCGACGCTCGCCGTCGTGTCGATCTCCTTCATCACCCGACTGTCCCTCTACAAGATGGGCTACGCCTCGCCGATCGGCGAATGGGGACGAATCCGGACCGGCCGTTGGATCATCCCGGGGCACGACGTCTTCGCCTTGGCCCTCGTCCTGATCCCGATCGCGCCCGCCCTGACCTTCTGGGGCTTGGTCGTCAACGGGGTTCCGTGGCGGATCGCCGGGCCGA
Protein-coding regions in this window:
- a CDS encoding ABC transporter ATP-binding protein, yielding MIELRDVTQHYGVRPVVRSVSLRIERGELAVILGPNGMGKSTLLGVMAGVLSPQAGSVHVDGMLRKGDPEEELAIRRRCVYLPDNLWMPEQHTGREYLLSVGRLYDVHPERVMEHADQLLDLFDLKEKGESPIVGYSAGQKKKIALCSALITEAPILLLDEPFSGGLDPAGLLTLKKVFQHHARSKQLTIVMTSPVPELVEEIATRIVIIQDGRILAQGSLDDLQRLTGCRGSLSDVLERLIFPDTTRKLAEYFQDYRR